Proteins encoded by one window of Anguilla rostrata isolate EN2019 chromosome 9, ASM1855537v3, whole genome shotgun sequence:
- the LOC135263900 gene encoding uncharacterized protein LOC135263900: protein MAEVGRAFGRTAFTLLKKTNNLLFSRSGEKTTKSAIVAVAVSSGTRTWAPQYMDPQAQGHSCQSVVFSVDDIEKPPVRETKLLSCLPKQVSELIFICQLEGGFFSHGLNVRDLQVNSAPSGFENTLCVISCYQTEFPESLEKHIRPGSSDLSKTEETNKYTEDPGCFYTSLASGNTRVRFVVNLASSVGKQNHFLTAAVLTKSHGTWAQQKRSLSTVMLTERGFLQRSRGEVRSSVRAYMRNNSPDPPPYQSKTAYYDTLQVPTNATHAQIKTAYYKQSFIYHPDKNAGSEEATKRFSEITEAYNVLGNKSLKKKYDRGILSKADVQGAGRPPAKEPPSSSAASQQKRPRQSPAVGMSGKSVFDFDAFYRAHYNEQLQREKDVRHRREEIKKKVDDPNQNFLTEVTVGLLVAMAVAVLVSMKL from the coding sequence ATGGCGGAGGTCGGACGCGCGTTTGGAAGGACAGCTTTCACTCTTTTGAAAAAGAcgaataatttattattttcgaGGTCTGGAGAGAAGACGACCAAGAGTGCCATTGTAGcagtagctgtgtccagtgGAACTCGAACATGGGCACCCCAATACATGGACCCGCAAGCTCAAGGACATAGCTGTCAATCGGTAGTATTTTCCGTGGACGATATTGAAAAGCCACCGGTCCGTGAGACCAAGCTACTGAGCTGTTTACCGAAACAAGTGAGTGAGCTGATTTTTATCTGTCAGCTCGAAGGGGGATTCTTTTCTCATGGTTTAAATGTTCGAGACTTACAGGTGAACAGTGCTCCGAGTGGATTTGAAAACACGCTCTGTGTTATTTCATGTTATCAGACAGAATTCCCAGAGTCATTAGAAAAACATATCCGACCAGGCAGTTCGGATTTGTCAAAGACTGAAGAAACGAACAAATACACCGAAGACCCAGGCTGTTTCTATACGTCGCTAGCTTCCGGAAATACTCGGGTTCGTTTTGTTGTTAACCTGGCTAGTTCAGTTGGTAAACAGAATCATTTCCTGACAGCTGCCGTCCTTACTAAAAGTCATGGGACATGGGCTCAACAGAAAAGATCACTGTCCACTGTGATGTTAACTGAAAGAGGATTTTTGCAGCGATCTCGTGGAGAGGTTCGATCATCAGTCCGAGCTTACATGAGAAACAACAGCCCGGACCCACCCCCATATCAAAGCAAAACGGCGTATTATGACACTCTGCAGGTGCCCACGAATGCCACGCATGCTCAGATAAAGACAGCTTACTACAAACAGTCCTTCATCTATCACCCAGACAAGAACGCGGGCAGTGAGGAGGCTACGAAGCGCTTCTCTGAAATCACCGAGGCTTACAACGTGTTGGGCAACAAGAGtctgaaaaagaaatatgacCGTGGCATCTTAAGCAAGGCCGACGTGCAAGGAGCGGGCAGACCCCCGGCCAAGGAACCGCCCAGCTCCAGCGCGGCATCGCAGCAGAAGAGGCCCCGGCAGTCCCCCGCAGTAGGCATGAGTGGAAAGTCCGTGTTCGATTTCGATGCGTTCTATCGGGCTCATTACAACGAACAGCTTCAACGGGAGAAGGACGTACGCCACCGCAGAGAGGAGATTAAGAAAAAGGTCGATGACCCGAATCAGAATTTTTTGACTGAAGTGACGGTGGGGCTCTTGGTGGCCATGGCAGTGGCTGTTCTGGTCAGCATGAAATTGTAA